A region of Paenibacillus sp. JNUCC-31 DNA encodes the following proteins:
- a CDS encoding amino acid permease → MNSSTQLKKTIGMPQAVALYISAVLGSGVLIVPGLAAELAGPASLLAWGGMVLLILPLALSMGLLSARYPNAGGVSHFVTLAFGQRAGALVGWFFLMSVPIGAPVASLTGAGYMTAALGLGEGYRTAIAALMLAAGLIINIVGMQVAGKVQIGVVLAIIVVLVMAFVFAIPHMESIHFTPFMPDGWVSVGQAGAILFWCFIGWEAVSHLSEEFTDPRKAAIKGVTIAAIIVGVLYFLTALATVGTQSNLHGGADVSLVWIISQALGSWGGILAGLTGIFICTATVIAYAGAASRVAYALARQGAAPQWMSHLSSRYHTPVAAIGFLAVCFTLVLCIYGSGLVSLTTLIQLPNATFILTYLGGCAAGIRLLKGSRTGVLISWISFVATAIVFPFAGWAVLYPVVIVVLYGLFSRKRQF, encoded by the coding sequence ATGAACTCATCTACGCAGCTCAAAAAAACCATAGGTATGCCGCAAGCTGTTGCGCTTTATATAAGTGCAGTTCTCGGTTCAGGTGTCCTGATTGTACCCGGACTTGCTGCCGAACTGGCAGGCCCCGCTTCACTCCTCGCCTGGGGAGGCATGGTGTTACTGATTCTTCCGCTTGCCTTGTCCATGGGGCTACTCTCAGCACGGTACCCCAACGCTGGAGGCGTGTCCCATTTCGTTACTCTCGCTTTCGGACAACGGGCAGGAGCCTTAGTTGGCTGGTTCTTTCTAATGTCTGTTCCGATCGGCGCCCCCGTTGCATCTCTGACAGGAGCAGGTTATATGACGGCTGCACTGGGCCTCGGTGAAGGATACAGAACAGCTATCGCTGCTCTGATGCTCGCAGCCGGACTGATCATTAATATCGTGGGCATGCAGGTCGCTGGCAAGGTGCAGATCGGTGTTGTGCTGGCGATTATTGTCGTGCTTGTCATGGCATTTGTATTCGCTATTCCACATATGGAATCCATACATTTCACACCATTTATGCCGGATGGTTGGGTAAGCGTTGGTCAGGCCGGAGCCATTTTGTTTTGGTGTTTTATCGGCTGGGAAGCCGTTTCGCACTTGTCAGAAGAATTCACGGACCCGCGAAAGGCCGCCATTAAGGGCGTAACCATCGCAGCCATCATTGTGGGAGTGCTCTATTTCCTGACTGCTCTGGCAACTGTAGGTACCCAAAGCAACCTTCATGGCGGAGCTGATGTCTCCCTTGTATGGATTATTAGTCAGGCCCTCGGCTCCTGGGGAGGGATACTTGCCGGGTTAACTGGCATATTTATCTGCACCGCTACGGTTATTGCTTATGCTGGAGCCGCATCACGGGTTGCCTATGCACTTGCAAGACAAGGAGCCGCCCCACAATGGATGTCACACTTGTCCAGTCGGTACCATACACCGGTAGCAGCAATCGGGTTCCTAGCAGTCTGCTTCACTCTGGTCCTCTGCATTTATGGATCTGGGCTTGTATCACTGACTACACTCATTCAGCTGCCCAATGCAACGTTCATTCTCACCTATCTTGGGGGATGTGCAGCTGGAATTCGATTACTCAAGGGCAGTCGTACTGGAGTATTGATCAGTTGGATTTCTTTTGTGGCGACAGCAATCGTATTCCCGTTTGCGGGATGGGCTGTTCTATATCCTGTCGTAATCGTTGTCCTCTACGGACTCTTCAGCCGCAAACGGCAATTCTGA
- a CDS encoding YolD-like family protein has protein sequence MAKAKVAKRPTRDEFELEELGNRLVEAFHERSEVLLTVWGKEDQVHGIIIKLDSRTRLVHVEYTEEELTAKVPFLDIMRIDSPRY, from the coding sequence TTGGCAAAAGCAAAAGTTGCAAAAAGACCTACCCGGGACGAGTTTGAGCTTGAAGAGTTGGGGAATCGGTTAGTTGAAGCATTTCATGAACGTTCGGAAGTATTGCTGACTGTATGGGGGAAGGAAGACCAGGTACATGGGATCATTATTAAGCTGGATTCACGTACTCGGCTTGTGCATGTGGAGTATACAGAGGAAGAATTGACGGCCAAAGTGCCGTTCCTTGATATTATGCGTATTGATTCTCCACGGTACTGA
- a CDS encoding COG1361 family protein → MSPSSGPLSHLLQNQSLVRFSSGTTELEQVAYSNTVVTPWIGPRLEVHKFCNTAEAALGQTLTYLIEIENSGNCSAMVHVLDSLSSETSLLPNSVLLNGTPLPGVSPESGIPGQEVVPGTTLRIHFQVIIVGLPPILKLVNQAKVRYDFVTPEGRTVEGEEKSNVVEVSLISSSLSLVLNADRVQTFVGDILTYNLLVSNPGFWIGDNAWVTIPLPKGIEFLPGSVIVNEIFVPETTPDSGIAIGDVLPGQSVPIQFRVQVMGGSMAESITTQAVLEYTSGDKLEVVYSNAATLQIIQPQISIVKSVNPSIAAPGDTVQYQITVHNEGSFAVDAIVTDFLPPGLRYVEGSLGWNGVKRGGTNLVKGINLGTLTARSTVNIQFDVILLEQKQEEDVSQVFELMNQARLIYTFRLPDSRSVQRIISSNTAVILLKYPIISVHVEVQPDLIERGGNVTFYVHVTNTGSWSARVQLADVLPSGAKWIGKAEVSEQAVISGFSSPRYLHVGELEPGAERGITYVAQISTAEQLGIQQGSVTAMYTYEWNGQRHSGTSISNVYTIIVEDGDE, encoded by the coding sequence ATGAGCCCATCTTCCGGTCCGTTGTCCCACTTGTTACAGAATCAGTCATTGGTTCGTTTCAGCTCGGGTACGACTGAACTGGAACAAGTGGCCTACTCCAATACGGTAGTTACACCATGGATCGGCCCCAGGTTGGAGGTTCACAAGTTCTGTAACACCGCAGAGGCTGCTCTGGGGCAGACACTGACCTACCTGATTGAAATTGAGAACTCCGGTAATTGTTCTGCCATGGTACATGTGCTGGATTCACTTTCGTCAGAAACTTCACTTCTTCCCAATAGTGTACTTTTGAATGGGACTCCACTACCCGGAGTATCACCGGAGAGCGGGATACCGGGGCAGGAAGTCGTGCCCGGAACGACGTTACGCATTCATTTCCAGGTAATTATCGTCGGTCTCCCACCGATCTTGAAACTGGTGAATCAAGCGAAGGTTCGATATGACTTTGTGACACCGGAAGGACGGACGGTTGAGGGAGAAGAGAAATCCAATGTGGTGGAAGTGAGTCTCATTTCCTCAAGTCTGTCGTTGGTTTTGAATGCAGATCGTGTACAGACCTTTGTCGGGGATATCCTCACGTACAACCTTCTGGTGAGCAATCCTGGTTTTTGGATAGGTGACAATGCGTGGGTGACCATTCCATTGCCCAAAGGCATTGAATTTCTACCGGGAAGTGTCATTGTAAATGAGATTTTTGTTCCCGAAACGACGCCTGATTCCGGAATTGCGATAGGTGATGTTCTACCCGGGCAATCGGTCCCTATCCAATTTCGGGTGCAGGTCATGGGAGGAAGCATGGCAGAGAGTATAACAACCCAGGCTGTGCTGGAGTACACTTCAGGTGACAAGTTGGAAGTTGTGTATTCGAACGCAGCAACGCTGCAGATCATTCAGCCCCAGATTTCAATTGTAAAAAGTGTAAATCCGTCCATCGCTGCTCCTGGGGATACCGTTCAATACCAGATCACAGTACACAATGAAGGTTCATTTGCAGTCGATGCGATCGTAACGGATTTTCTCCCGCCAGGTCTGCGTTATGTCGAGGGAAGTCTCGGATGGAATGGCGTGAAGCGTGGTGGAACAAATCTGGTTAAAGGTATCAATCTGGGAACGCTGACTGCACGATCTACAGTTAACATCCAGTTTGATGTGATCCTTTTAGAGCAGAAACAGGAGGAGGATGTATCTCAAGTCTTCGAGCTGATGAATCAGGCTCGCCTGATTTATACATTTCGCTTACCTGATTCTCGGTCCGTGCAGCGAATCATATCCTCCAATACAGCTGTTATTCTGTTGAAGTACCCTATCATCTCTGTCCATGTGGAAGTGCAGCCTGACCTGATCGAACGAGGAGGGAATGTAACCTTTTATGTGCATGTGACCAACACAGGGTCCTGGTCTGCGCGAGTGCAGTTGGCTGATGTGCTTCCGTCAGGTGCCAAATGGATTGGGAAGGCAGAAGTAAGCGAACAAGCGGTCATTTCAGGGTTTTCTTCCCCAAGATATTTACATGTGGGAGAGTTGGAACCTGGAGCAGAAAGAGGGATCACCTATGTTGCTCAAATTTCCACTGCTGAACAACTGGGAATCCAGCAGGGTTCCGTAACCGCAATGTACACCTATGAGTGGAACGGGCAGAGGCATTCAGGAACGTCCATTTCGAATGTATACACTATTATTGTCGAAGATGGCGATGAATAA